The Bacilli bacterium genome contains a region encoding:
- a CDS encoding CapA family protein, whose translation MRSKTVLGERSPFPRLAALLLLSAGLMLASCQEAQQDRNQAAQPGVSPPFAASATPAATATPAPQPSPYSLEATLIAVGDIMMHSRETQAGYDAATKTYNFTHFFAKVKDELAKGDWVTGNLETPLADHDPRGYTGYPEFNAPPELADALKDAGFNVITTANNHSLDRREYGILRTIANLRARGLVEKGVAASPEDAEQSVIVSKNGISMAFLAYTYGTNGIPIPKGKPYLVPLIDEEKMKADIAREKRNGADLVTVAVHFGDEYHLQPNDLQKKLAHELFLSGADIILGSHPHVVQPYELLNATDAAGRKRTGVVIYSLGNFISDQDRTNALHAPTDTGVIFAVHVRKMMPENITEITGVEYKPTYVQRYRENGKLQFRVLPMEAALAYKDDPYLQAKDLARLNRYLREMNEQISAIERGRSLFSPANK comes from the coding sequence ATGCGAAGCAAAACCGTTTTGGGAGAACGGTCGCCATTTCCGCGTCTGGCGGCGCTGCTGCTGCTTTCGGCAGGTCTAATGCTTGCCTCCTGTCAGGAAGCGCAACAAGACCGCAATCAAGCGGCGCAACCCGGCGTTTCGCCACCCTTTGCCGCATCCGCAACGCCTGCCGCAACGGCGACGCCTGCTCCGCAACCATCGCCCTATAGCCTGGAAGCGACTCTCATTGCCGTCGGGGACATCATGATGCATAGTCGGGAAACGCAAGCCGGATATGATGCCGCCACAAAGACTTACAATTTCACGCATTTTTTTGCGAAAGTAAAAGATGAATTGGCGAAAGGGGATTGGGTCACGGGGAATCTGGAAACGCCTTTGGCGGATCACGATCCGCGCGGGTATACCGGATATCCCGAATTCAACGCGCCGCCGGAGCTGGCGGACGCATTGAAAGACGCCGGGTTCAACGTCATTACCACCGCGAACAACCACTCCCTCGACCGGCGCGAATACGGAATTTTGCGCACGATCGCCAACTTGCGCGCGCGCGGACTGGTGGAAAAAGGCGTCGCCGCCTCGCCCGAAGATGCCGAGCAATCGGTTATCGTGAGCAAAAACGGCATTTCGATGGCATTTTTGGCTTATACGTACGGAACGAACGGCATCCCGATACCCAAGGGCAAACCTTATCTGGTGCCGTTGATCGACGAAGAAAAAATGAAGGCGGACATAGCGCGGGAAAAACGAAACGGCGCCGATTTGGTGACGGTTGCCGTTCATTTTGGCGACGAATATCATTTGCAGCCGAACGATTTGCAAAAAAAATTGGCGCACGAGCTGTTTTTATCAGGCGCCGATATCATTTTGGGCAGCCATCCGCACGTCGTGCAGCCGTATGAGCTTTTGAATGCAACCGACGCTGCGGGACGAAAACGCACCGGCGTCGTGATTTATTCGCTCGGCAATTTTATATCCGACCAGGACCGCACGAACGCGCTGCATGCGCCGACCGACACGGGAGTCATATTTGCAGTACACGTCCGGAAAATGATGCCGGAAAACATAACGGAAATTACCGGAGTGGAGTACAAGCCGACTTACGTGCAGCGGTACCGGGAAAACGGCAAATTGCAATTTCGCGTGCTGCCGATGGAAGCGGCGTTGGCCTACAAAGACGATCCGTACTTGCAGGCGAAAGATTTGGCCA
- a CDS encoding RNA pseudouridine synthase produces MKHPSCRTPILYEDNHLLVVEKPVNMPTQEDKSGDPDLLTILKQDLKIRYNKPGNVFLGLVHRLDRPVGGAMVFARTSKAASRLSECIRARKFGKTYLAVLRGIPAKKSARLIHHLRKNERTNTVSVVAADVAGAKEASLEYEMLAFRDNLCLVRIRLLTGRPHQIRVQFQAIGCPLYGDQKYGASVNKPGEQLALWSHQLRFPHPTRDEMMEFHSFPPAEWPWRMWELHSF; encoded by the coding sequence ATGAAGCATCCGTCCTGCCGCACGCCCATTTTATACGAAGACAATCATTTGCTGGTTGTGGAAAAACCGGTCAATATGCCGACGCAGGAAGACAAAAGCGGCGATCCCGATTTACTGACAATCTTGAAACAAGACTTGAAAATACGGTACAACAAGCCCGGGAATGTGTTTTTGGGGTTGGTGCACCGCCTGGATCGGCCGGTCGGCGGCGCGATGGTATTCGCCAGGACGTCAAAAGCCGCCTCGCGCCTGTCCGAATGCATTCGCGCCCGCAAATTCGGCAAAACCTACCTGGCTGTGCTGCGCGGCATACCGGCAAAAAAATCAGCCAGGCTCATCCATCATTTGCGCAAAAACGAACGGACCAATACGGTAAGCGTTGTCGCCGCCGACGTTGCCGGCGCGAAAGAAGCTTCTCTGGAATATGAGATGCTTGCTTTTCGGGATAACTTATGCCTGGTGCGGATCCGTTTGCTAACGGGGCGTCCCCATCAAATTCGCGTGCAATTTCAGGCAATCGGATGCCCTTTGTACGGAGATCAAAAATACGGCGCCAGCGTGAACAAACCCGGTGAACAGCTTGCGCTCTGGTCGCATCAGCTTCGTTTCCCCCACCCGACCCGCGACGAAATGATGGAATTTCATTCCTTCCCTCCCGCCGAATGGCCATGGCGAATGTGGGAATTGCATTCATTTTGA
- a CDS encoding class I SAM-dependent methyltransferase, producing the protein MFIADDWQDYEVLDTGHGEKLERWRDIILRRPDPQVIWPPTLNEQRWNQCAAHYHRSSSGGGCWQFNSKLPERWTISYGKSCRFYIRPTNFKHTGLFPEQAVNWRWIMEKIAGANRPISVLNLFAYTGGATVAAAAAGADVCHVDAAKGMVQWAKENIQLSGLEHRTVRFITDDVFKFVAREQRRGRKYDAIIMDPPSFGRGPGGETWKLEASLYDFTASCLHVLSDNPLFFLINSYTTGLSASVLKNIMTMTIGKNRGGKVVADEIGLPVTASGLVLPAGASARWEA; encoded by the coding sequence AGTGCTGGATACCGGACACGGCGAAAAATTGGAGCGTTGGCGCGACATCATATTGCGCCGGCCCGACCCGCAGGTGATATGGCCGCCAACGTTGAATGAACAACGTTGGAATCAATGTGCCGCGCACTATCACCGCAGTTCATCGGGAGGCGGCTGCTGGCAGTTCAACAGCAAGCTGCCGGAACGTTGGACGATCAGCTACGGCAAATCATGCCGTTTTTATATCCGGCCGACCAATTTCAAGCATACGGGGCTGTTTCCCGAGCAGGCCGTCAATTGGCGCTGGATTATGGAAAAAATCGCGGGCGCGAACCGCCCTATCAGCGTTCTGAATTTGTTTGCGTATACCGGGGGAGCAACGGTGGCCGCCGCCGCGGCCGGAGCGGACGTATGCCATGTCGACGCGGCAAAGGGCATGGTGCAGTGGGCGAAGGAAAATATTCAACTTTCCGGATTGGAACACCGTACCGTGCGGTTTATTACCGATGACGTGTTCAAATTTGTCGCTCGCGAACAACGGCGCGGCCGAAAATACGACGCGATCATTATGGACCCGCCTTCGTTCGGCAGGGGTCCGGGCGGAGAAACATGGAAGCTCGAAGCCAGTTTATACGATTTTACGGCATCCTGTTTGCATGTGTTGTCCGATAATCCGCTGTTTTTCCTCATTAACTCCTATACAACCGGACTATCCGCATCCGTGCTGAAAAATATCATGACGATGACCATCGGAAAAAATCGGGGCGGAAAAGTGGTTGCGGACGAAATCGGGCTGCCCGTCACCGCGAGCGGACTCGTGCTGCCCGCCGGCGCATCGGCGCGATGGGAGGCATAA